From Camelina sativa cultivar DH55 chromosome 7, Cs, whole genome shotgun sequence, one genomic window encodes:
- the LOC109125401 gene encoding uncharacterized protein LOC109125401 has product MVSEHSRSLVNPSMDLYSFPPLNITNCVTLKLTQKNYISWKAQFEPFLSGQNLLGFINGAHPAPLEVILVSLPSSKATTVPNPDYGEWFRADQIVRAWLLGLLFEDILAEVTCTKTAQDLWLALTNNFNKVSSSRLFELQSRLQSAEKLVRSMSDYLRDIKNVCEQLSSIGSPVPEKMKIFAALRGLGREYEPVKISVEGMIDLHPPPTFDDVASRLTSYADRLSNYSTSVDLSPHLAFFTNYSGRGRGNVRSGGSRGRGGFTTKGRGFHQQITQGSVSGSSSNTDTRVICQICGKPGHPALSCWHRYNNSYRQEELLLALTAMRIIDVTDHSGNEWVPDSGSTAHITNSHHNLQQSSPYIGSDTVMVGNGEFLPINHTGSTSLPASSGSLLSRMSWSVLTLQNHCYRFRNLPKIIHVLLTLMMIMLKSLIRQQRGFWLWKTAVTRVSTF; this is encoded by the coding sequence atggtatcagagcacagtAGATCCTTGGTTAATCCATCCATGGATCTCTACTCTTTTCCTCCGTTAAACATTACAAACTGTGTTACTCTCAAACTAACACAGAAGAACTATATCTCTTGGAAAGCTCAGTTTGAGCCCTTTCTTTCTGGGCAAAACTTACTCGGTTTCATCAACGGTGCTCATCCTGCTCCGCTTGAGGTGATTCTGGTGTCTCTTCCATCGAGCAAGGCTACCACTGTTCCAAACCCAGATTACGGTGAATGGTTCAGGGCTGATCAGATTGTGCGTGCTTGGCTTCTCGGTTTGTTGTTTGAAGATATTCTCGCTGAAGTCACATGCACCAAAACAGCTCAGGATCTGTGGTTAGCACTCACAAATAACTTTAATAAGGTATCATCCTCTCGCCTCTTCGAGTTACAAAGTAGACTCCAATCTGCAGAAAAGTTAGTACGATCTATGAGTGACTATCTCAGAGATATTAAGAATGTGTGTGAACAACTATCCTCCATTGGTAGTCCTGTCCCGGAAAAGATGAAAATTTTTGCTGCTTTAAGAGGGTTAGGTAGAGAATATGAACCTGTGAAAATATCGGTTGAAGGAATGATTGATCTTCATCCACCTCCCACCTTCGATGATGTGGCTTCTCGGTTGACCTCGTATGCGGATAGGCTATCCAACTACAGCACCTCTGTTGATCTCTCTCCTCACTTGGCCTTTTTCACCAACTACTCTGGTCGAGGAAGAGGAAATGTTCGCTCTGGTGGCTCACGAGGACGTGGAGGTTTCACTACCAAAGGCAGAGGCTTTCATCAGCAAATCACTCAAGGATCAGTCTCTGGCAGCTCCTCGAACACAGACACCAGAGTCATCTGTCAAATATGTGGAAAACCTGGGCATCCTGCTCTGTCTTGTTGGCATCggtacaacaacagttaccgaCAAGAAGAGCTTCTGCTTGCCTTAACTGCTATGAGAATCATTGATGTCACCGATCACTCCGGCAATGAATGGGTCCCTGATTCCGGTTCCACTGCTCACATCACCAACTCCCATCACAACCTACAACAATCAAGTCCATACATCGGGTCAGATACTGTCATGGTCGGAAATGGAGAATTTCTACCCATCAATCACACTGGATCTACCAGTCTGCCAGCAAGCTCAGGAAGCTTACTCTCAAGGATGTCTTGGTCTGTCCTAACATTGCAAAATCACTGTTATCGGTTTCGAAACTTACCAAAGATAATCCATGTTCTGTTAActttgatgatgatcatgttgaAATCCTTGATAAGGCAACAAAGAGGCTTCTGGCTCTGGAAAACAGCAGTAACGAGGGTCTCTACATTCTGA
- the LOC109125402 gene encoding nucleosome assembly protein 1;3-like, whose protein sequence is MVWKPKSVEKKPEPIKQKESINEVSSPHTNQDKEKKNLDGKEEVVKQCLKSKSNHSCSNGEIVLTNRFKGLEVEVIRIKMELSSEKLIGKSAKTAAKIEKNVRRYDIVNGATDVERAPEDTKIDQGDEKTAEACFVLRCFQGTATEIDWYPSKCLTQKILKKKPKKGAKNAKPITKNEDSESFFNFFNPHQVPDDDEDIDEDSV, encoded by the exons ATGGTTTGGAAGCCTAAGTCCGTTGAGAAGAAGCCAGAGCCCATCAAGCAAAAAGAGTCCATTAATGAAGTCTCAAGCCCACATACAAATcaagacaaagagaagaagaatctagaTGGGAAGGAGGAAGTTGTCAAGCAATGtctcaaaagcaaaagtaatcACAGCTGTTCCAATGGAGAAATTGTGTTGACCAATAGGTTCAAAGGTTTAGAGGTAGAG gtGATAAGGATCAAAATGGAGCTCAGTTCAGAAAAGTTAATTGGGAAATCTGCGAAAACTGCTGCTAAAATCGAAAAG AATGTGCGGCGCTATGATATTGTGAATGGAGCTACTGACGTTGAAAGGGCTCCAGAGGATACTAAGATAGACCAAGGAGACGAAAAAACTGCAGAAG catgttttgttttgagatgcTTCCAAGGAACTGC GACAGAAATTGATTGGTATCCTAGTAAATGCTTAACTCAGAAGATTCTTAAGAAGAAGCCTAAGAAAGGTGCGAAGAATGCTAAGCCAATTACCAAGAATGAAGATTCTGAaagcttcttcaacttcttcaatccTCACCAAGTTCCTGATGATGACGAAGACATTGATGAGGACAGTGTATGA